The following are encoded together in the Pedobacter steynii genome:
- a CDS encoding CoA-binding protein, giving the protein MSNTLIIGASPNPMRYAYKAAHMLRAKGHHIINIGIKKGAVAGMAIEKPGVPHQNVDTITLYVGEEIQHLYYDYILQTKPRRVIFNPGTENPELEELLDRNGIASVEACTLVLLSTGQY; this is encoded by the coding sequence ATGAGTAATACCTTAATTATCGGGGCTTCCCCAAATCCAATGCGCTATGCTTATAAGGCTGCGCATATGCTGAGAGCTAAAGGACATCATATTATCAATATAGGAATAAAGAAAGGCGCAGTTGCAGGTATGGCTATAGAGAAGCCTGGCGTGCCTCATCAGAATGTAGATACGATTACCTTATATGTTGGGGAGGAAATACAGCATTTATATTATGATTATATTCTTCAGACAAAGCCAAGAAGAGTAATTTTTAATCCCGGAACAGAAAACCCTGAACTGGAAGAGCTATTAGATAGAAATGGTATAGCCTCTGTGGAGGCTTGTACTCTCGTTTTATTGTCTACTGGACAATATTAA
- a CDS encoding type II toxin-antitoxin system RelE/ParE family toxin, whose translation MSLSIFYTPTAKETLTAVYSFIEGKFGRHSADKFLLKAERTIAVVGKQPFLFRASAIDTQIRIALVTKQCSLFYLVRDSSVHLLFFWDNRQEPI comes from the coding sequence ATGAGCTTAAGTATATTTTATACGCCAACGGCTAAAGAGACCTTGACTGCAGTTTATAGTTTTATTGAAGGAAAATTTGGACGGCATTCGGCAGATAAATTTCTGCTAAAAGCGGAAAGAACAATTGCAGTGGTGGGTAAACAGCCATTTCTGTTCAGAGCTTCGGCGATTGATACTCAGATACGCATCGCTCTGGTCACTAAACAATGTTCGCTTTTCTATCTCGTTCGTGATTCTTCGGTGCACCTTTTGTTCTTCTGGGATAATCGCCAGGAACCAATCTGA
- a CDS encoding DinB family protein, whose translation MIDFANELRKAYNTDAWHGNNVSTVIASVKVAQAFARPISDAHSIAELVLHLSSWTEEVISRLSGNLPKEPRNGGWPVPFNETEEYWKAIVTEFSQVNEDLLILVKQFSEYQWRAKLFTGPIPTALLSHFELLNGLIQHHAYHAGQIALLSKFKNHE comes from the coding sequence ATGATTGATTTTGCTAACGAATTAAGAAAGGCGTATAACACTGATGCCTGGCATGGTAATAACGTTTCAACGGTTATTGCTTCGGTGAAAGTAGCACAGGCCTTTGCTCGTCCGATTTCTGATGCTCACTCTATAGCAGAATTAGTCTTGCATTTGAGCTCCTGGACGGAGGAGGTGATTTCAAGGTTGTCGGGGAATTTGCCAAAAGAGCCACGAAATGGGGGTTGGCCGGTTCCGTTTAATGAAACCGAAGAATACTGGAAGGCTATAGTGACTGAATTTAGTCAGGTAAATGAAGATTTGCTGATTTTAGTAAAACAATTTTCTGAATATCAATGGAGGGCAAAATTGTTTACTGGGCCGATTCCGACAGCATTATTGAGCCATTTTGAGTTGTTAAATGGTTTAATCCAGCATCATGCCTATCATGCAGGACAAATTGCCTTGCTTTCGAAATTTAAAAATCATGAGTAA
- a CDS encoding START-like domain-containing protein translates to MSEKKKFTLEYELRSSPRILFSFISEPNGLSQWFADDVIFRDQLYTFTWDDEIQKAKLLSIKENKLVKFKWLDDEPHCYFEMEIVQDELTNDVALSITDFATEDTLAERTLIWDNQITYLHSVLGA, encoded by the coding sequence ATGTCAGAAAAGAAAAAGTTTACGTTAGAATATGAATTGAGATCGTCTCCTCGTATTTTGTTTAGCTTCATTAGTGAGCCAAATGGCTTATCTCAATGGTTCGCTGATGATGTGATTTTCCGTGATCAGCTTTATACATTTACATGGGATGACGAAATACAAAAAGCAAAGCTTTTAAGTATTAAAGAGAATAAACTGGTAAAGTTTAAATGGCTTGATGATGAACCTCATTGTTATTTTGAAATGGAAATCGTTCAGGATGAGTTAACGAATGATGTTGCATTGTCCATTACTGACTTCGCCACTGAAGATACACTTGCAGAACGTACTTTGATCTGGGATAATCAGATTACCTATTTACATAGTGTACTTGGGGCATAA
- a CDS encoding S8 family peptidase has translation MRFRELLFTGLFLLINASGFAQSKDVKLPANWFNLDLVQDGYFGISTEKAYKELLKNKKPKEKIIVAVIDGGIDINHEDLKDILWTNKKEIPGNGIDDDGNGYVDDVHGWNFIGSKNGNLAYDNLELVRIYREYAPKYRSTIKSTVLDSAQKKEFELYTKVTAEFGKKYDEADQTFRVVFAINKLMDSVGSIHKKAIPSLEDIESYKAEDEMEEQIKKIIRSGSKESGSIEKFHKEIKDAYKQYDVMLRYNLNPKYDQRAELVGDDYSNAKEKFYGNNDVKGPNAEHGSHVSGIIGANRKNEVGINGVADFVSIMGIRVVPEGDERDKDVANGIRYAVDNGARVINMSFGKGYKWNKEIVDEAVKYAEQKGVLLVHAAGNDNLNVDLEDNYPNKYYDSPEAIAHKKKMEKLKPAVIPFKPLNSQMQNQGMGRPAVRPNIKPVIDSAKFNLPHATNWIEVGASAYKNDATLKASFSNYGKFNVDVFAPGFLINSTVPDSKYEELDGTSMAAPVVSGLAALILSYYPDLSPQQVREVIMKSVSKVQQKVKLTNERGENVKASFSELCVSGGIVNAYEALKLAPGYSKKK, from the coding sequence ATGAGGTTCAGAGAATTATTATTTACAGGACTATTTTTATTAATTAATGCTTCAGGTTTTGCTCAGAGCAAGGATGTTAAACTTCCTGCGAACTGGTTTAATCTGGATCTTGTTCAGGATGGTTATTTTGGAATAAGTACAGAAAAGGCATATAAAGAACTGCTGAAGAATAAGAAGCCTAAAGAGAAGATCATCGTAGCAGTAATTGATGGTGGTATTGACATCAACCATGAGGATTTAAAGGATATTTTATGGACTAATAAGAAGGAAATTCCTGGAAATGGTATCGATGACGATGGAAATGGATATGTTGATGATGTTCATGGGTGGAATTTCATAGGCTCTAAAAATGGAAATCTGGCTTATGATAACCTCGAATTGGTTCGGATTTATAGAGAGTATGCGCCAAAATACCGGTCTACGATAAAGTCAACAGTTCTTGATAGTGCTCAAAAGAAAGAATTTGAATTGTACACTAAAGTAACTGCCGAGTTTGGTAAGAAATATGATGAAGCGGATCAGACTTTCAGGGTTGTTTTTGCTATTAATAAACTGATGGATTCTGTTGGATCTATTCATAAAAAAGCTATTCCATCTCTTGAAGATATCGAAAGCTATAAGGCTGAAGATGAGATGGAAGAACAGATTAAAAAAATAATCAGATCAGGATCTAAAGAAAGTGGAAGTATAGAGAAGTTCCATAAGGAGATAAAAGATGCTTACAAGCAGTACGATGTGATGTTAAGGTATAACCTAAATCCTAAGTATGACCAAAGAGCTGAATTGGTAGGGGACGATTATTCCAATGCCAAAGAGAAATTTTATGGCAATAACGATGTTAAGGGGCCAAATGCCGAGCATGGTTCTCATGTTTCCGGGATTATAGGGGCCAACAGAAAGAATGAAGTTGGCATTAATGGGGTTGCAGATTTTGTAAGTATAATGGGGATCAGAGTGGTTCCTGAAGGTGATGAAAGAGATAAAGATGTAGCAAATGGCATTAGGTATGCCGTAGACAACGGAGCGCGGGTAATTAATATGAGCTTTGGAAAGGGCTACAAATGGAACAAGGAGATAGTAGATGAGGCGGTAAAATACGCGGAACAAAAAGGGGTTTTATTAGTTCATGCAGCTGGTAATGACAACCTGAATGTGGATCTGGAAGATAACTATCCTAATAAGTATTATGATAGTCCTGAAGCAATTGCACACAAAAAGAAAATGGAAAAACTGAAGCCGGCAGTTATCCCATTTAAACCTTTAAATAGTCAGATGCAAAACCAGGGAATGGGAAGGCCAGCTGTGAGACCAAATATTAAACCTGTAATAGATTCGGCTAAATTTAATCTTCCACATGCAACCAACTGGATCGAAGTGGGTGCCAGTGCCTATAAGAATGATGCCACATTAAAAGCTTCATTCTCAAATTATGGGAAATTCAATGTTGACGTATTTGCTCCCGGATTTTTGATTAACTCTACTGTTCCTGATTCTAAATATGAAGAATTGGACGGGACAAGTATGGCGGCACCAGTAGTATCGGGCCTGGCTGCATTGATTCTGAGTTATTATCCGGATCTTAGCCCTCAGCAAGTCAGGGAAGTCATTATGAAATCTGTTTCCAAAGTGCAGCAGAAAGTTAAGCTGACCAATGAAAGAGGAGAGAATGTTAAAGCATCTTTTTCTGAACTTTGTGTAAGTGGCGGTATTGTGAATGCTTATGAGGCTTTAAAACTAGCACCAGGTTACAGCAAAAAAAAATAG
- a CDS encoding NAD(P)/FAD-dependent oxidoreductase has translation MQKEIEITLAPEDIGQEVLLKKSLSLALNVDISKIKGFKILKRSIDARSRKVIYRLQVRVFIEEEPVTEVFAVNYPNVSNNKHVIIVGAGPAGLFAALQCIENGLKPIVLERGKDVKQRRRDLAAINKEGIVNTESNYCYGEGGAGTYSDGKLYTRSNKRGDINKVLQIFVEHGATDDILIDARPHIGTNKLPHIITAIRERILNAGGEVRFDQKVTDILVEFGKIKGVVVNGEDQLIGDSVILATGHSARDIYELLHQKNILVEAKPFALGVRIEHPQAIIDAAQYHCDIRSEFLPPAYYSLVEQVGSRGVFSFCMCPGGIIAPCATHENEIVVNGWSPSKRNNPFANSGTVVQITLEDVKGEDPLRMMHFQAEIERTAFNLGGGNLVAPGQRMVDFVENRISVDLPKNSYLPGTKSVMLKETLPDFVASSLRNALPLFGKKMRGYYTNEAILVGVESRSSSPVRIPRDKETFQHPQIAGLFPCAEGAGYAGGIVSAAIDGVNCANAVLKYI, from the coding sequence ATGCAAAAAGAAATTGAAATTACACTTGCTCCGGAAGATATCGGGCAGGAAGTGTTATTAAAGAAGAGCCTTTCCTTAGCTTTAAATGTAGATATCTCAAAAATAAAAGGCTTTAAGATTCTTAAAAGATCTATTGATGCCCGTTCCAGAAAAGTAATTTATCGTTTGCAGGTAAGGGTCTTCATTGAAGAAGAGCCGGTGACCGAGGTTTTTGCTGTAAATTATCCAAATGTCAGTAATAATAAACATGTTATTATAGTTGGTGCAGGACCAGCAGGACTCTTTGCTGCTTTGCAATGCATTGAAAATGGCTTGAAGCCGATTGTATTGGAGCGTGGTAAAGATGTAAAACAACGAAGGCGTGATCTGGCAGCAATTAATAAAGAAGGTATTGTCAATACGGAATCTAATTATTGCTATGGTGAAGGGGGCGCAGGAACTTATTCTGATGGTAAACTTTATACCCGTTCTAATAAGCGAGGTGACATCAATAAGGTATTGCAGATTTTCGTGGAACACGGTGCTACAGATGATATACTGATAGATGCACGGCCGCATATCGGGACCAATAAACTTCCGCATATTATTACCGCGATCAGGGAACGTATCCTGAATGCTGGCGGGGAGGTTCGATTTGATCAAAAGGTTACCGATATATTGGTTGAATTTGGGAAAATAAAAGGAGTCGTAGTGAATGGAGAAGATCAGCTGATTGGTGATTCAGTTATTCTGGCTACCGGACATTCTGCGAGAGATATTTATGAATTGCTACATCAGAAGAATATTCTGGTAGAGGCTAAGCCATTTGCGCTTGGAGTAAGAATTGAGCATCCGCAGGCAATTATTGATGCCGCCCAATATCATTGTGACATCAGAAGTGAATTTTTGCCTCCGGCTTATTATAGTTTAGTGGAGCAGGTTGGAAGCAGGGGGGTGTTTTCTTTTTGTATGTGTCCGGGAGGGATTATTGCTCCTTGTGCTACTCATGAAAATGAGATTGTGGTTAATGGCTGGTCTCCTTCCAAAAGAAATAATCCCTTTGCAAATTCCGGGACTGTGGTGCAGATTACGCTGGAAGATGTAAAAGGAGAGGATCCGTTAAGGATGATGCATTTTCAGGCAGAGATTGAAAGAACAGCCTTTAATTTGGGTGGAGGTAATTTGGTGGCCCCCGGGCAAAGAATGGTAGACTTTGTGGAGAATAGAATTTCTGTTGATCTCCCAAAGAATTCTTATTTGCCTGGTACTAAAAGTGTGATGCTTAAGGAAACACTTCCTGATTTTGTAGCTTCAAGCTTAAGAAATGCCTTGCCGCTTTTTGGGAAGAAGATGAGAGGTTATTATACGAATGAAGCTATCCTTGTTGGTGTGGAAAGTCGAAGTTCATCGCCGGTTCGTATTCCAAGAGATAAAGAGACTTTTCAGCATCCTCAGATAGCAGGTTTGTTTCCATGCGCAGAGGGAGCGGGATATGCAGGTGGAATTGTCTCTGCAGCGATTGATGGAGTAAATTGTGCAAATGCAGTTTTAAAATACATTTAA
- a CDS encoding LemA family protein, with amino-acid sequence MKKTVLAIVAILVLFVAISGCGYNGLVKLDEDVKAKWNQVETQYQRRADLIPNLVNTVKGAAKFEQSTLTQVTEARAKATQVTIDPDKLTPENIEKYQAAQGQVSQALGRLLMVTENYPELKATEQFRDVSAELAGTENRIGVARKDFNESVQVYNTKVRSFPNNITAGLFGFSQKAGFKAEAGSEKAPKVEF; translated from the coding sequence ATGAAAAAAACAGTATTAGCAATAGTTGCCATCCTGGTCTTATTTGTAGCCATTAGCGGATGCGGGTATAATGGTTTAGTGAAACTGGATGAAGATGTGAAAGCGAAATGGAATCAGGTAGAAACCCAATACCAAAGACGGGCAGACCTAATCCCAAACCTTGTAAATACAGTAAAAGGTGCGGCTAAATTTGAACAGTCAACGCTAACCCAGGTTACGGAAGCCCGTGCTAAAGCAACACAGGTAACTATTGATCCTGATAAGTTAACCCCTGAGAATATAGAAAAATATCAGGCTGCACAAGGACAAGTAAGTCAGGCCTTAGGTCGTTTATTAATGGTCACAGAAAACTATCCTGAATTAAAAGCCACAGAACAGTTCAGAGACGTTTCTGCAGAACTTGCAGGAACAGAAAACAGAATTGGTGTAGCGCGTAAAGACTTTAATGAATCTGTACAGGTATACAATACTAAAGTAAGATCTTTCCCAAATAACATTACGGCAGGTTTGTTTGGATTCAGTCAAAAAGCAGGATTCAAAGCTGAAGCTGGCTCAGAAAAGGCTCCAAAAGTAGAATTCTAG